The window GTTTGGACGATTTTGATTCGTTAGATCTGATTTAGAGCCTTCTGGGGGTTTTAGGGGATCGATTTTTAGCCTTTTAAATCGGCGGATTGTATTTTTCAATGGATCAATGCCTGAGTTTACGTTGAATTCGAAAAAAGTTAAAATATAGAGTTTCGTGGATCAGTAGGTACAAGAGATCACAGCTGAaatgaaataaggaaaatactgatctgaagtcaggagcttttgtgaGCTTGTAACTTGTAACTTTCCTCGcaattttctatgaaaatgttttattttgataaacTAAATTAAATCTTCTGTGaacaaatttcgagaaaaatcataGAATGACATGATagttaaaattaaatttcatttaatCGTAATTCTCTAACACTCCTATTTTTAATATAAGGTGAGTCCTTGGTGCTCGATCAGTGGATAACTCTTGGAATGTTGGGTttggagaatgattcaaattttgaagcaattGACAGCATAATCTTAAATTATTTTCGACTCAACAGGCTagtccgaaagtggtgaagcACGATGttcttttgaataaaaatgcCCAATTCAAGGGCATAGAAATAGGGGGTACTGGGAGTAATTCACACCCCCCCTCCTCAAGATTCccaaattataaaatttcagatttctcgcaaagacgaagaactaaaatttttccataaaatgaatcaataatcattttactttcctttgaaatcgacacgtcagttaAAAATTGGAAatcacggtttatgagtttataaTCGCTTTGAAAATGATTACTCTTATAGAaatacgagcacgtctatgtccgaggtttattattttcttttatctatccgctttatCGGCtccgccccttatttgccatcttttatttttgaattcgccatcggtatacacttaccggttgttttcggtttttttgtatcattctcgttacaaaatttcaattctgcagttatcaaagaactaaaagagtaattcgcatcgaaaaattgtctgcgcTGTGTGgtacaatttattgtatttcgttcaaattacaatttatatttgaagacatcaattttgaatttactatttctacagggtgttcctaaatcatttcaagaaaaaaaagcaaACGCTTCGTTTTTGAGAGACAGGTGTTAAAGCTCAAGTTTTcacaccttcccttcacaaaatattcaacttgaattcgcatagatattccagtttaaagttttcatcttgtttttgaatgcaaatctacagggtgatctttcctggaagggtgcccgcttctttcctccacaactatttttttgtgaaccactagAACttgtaaaaatgtaaaaagaaactctgattggattttttttatttttcaatgagttttACGTGGATAAGTGCGACAAACTTTAGGTGGTGATTCGatatggaaaaataattacagtttGTTGTATGACTTTTGATCGAAAATGCTCCGTATTCCGAGATAcggggtgttgaagtttttcaaaagaaaaaggTAGGTATGAccctgagatatttcaaactgaaaatcatatttaaaaaaatctctGATGCCTCTTTTTCCGTATGGGGGTACCATATACATGTCTATgtataattttctatttttctagtaaaaaaattgattacttAGTGACATTGATGTTATCcaaacttcaaattttgaaggcTTATAAATGGAAAAATGCTAATTTGTCATTTCGTTGAAATATTcgtatttgaaaatgttgacagCAGCCCAATAACCTCACTACTagaaaatgtattgaagaataaaaaaattcaaattgtctAAAAAAGGCAATCATAGGAAAAAAGACATAAGAGATTTAATGTCACAAATGGAAAGAATATTTCAGAAGTGAAAATATGCGTTTTTTTGACATTAACTCGAAAATTCTATCTTTTTTGCTTctccataaaataaataaaccaaattttttttattctcgaGGAGAACAAAAAAGTAgtgagaaatatttaaaaattatataattgaaaaaacagaaTGTTCGATTATAAAATGCAACTGGAGCTAGTCCAAGTCGATATTTATAGTTCTCAGAGCTGATTAGATTAGGAAAACTCAATTATTCCTCTGGAACTGTTGCGGAAAAATCTTTCTGATCAATTAAAATTGGGAAGtggataaaatataaaataattcgaATATTGTTTAACGATGTCAgcgaaaattattttcagttgTATCCACAACTCGagtgttgaatgaaatttcCGGAATTCTGCACCCGAAAATTATAGGTTTTTGAATTGTTGATGAGTTATCCTACGTAAGAGGATCATAAAATTAAGAATTGATGAGTATTGAGTACCTGAGGTCAGATTATGTTATGCTACTGGATATTGATTACACAGTTATTGGTTTTGGATTTGTTTTTAATTAAATTGTAGAAAGTTCTCATTACAGTTGGTTTTccaattatatttttaattcaggcgagaaaaattttaatttgatccTTATATATAATTTGGTATGACTATTGGTATGTATCGATAATTTGTTATACTTATTTTTCGTTCAAGAGAGAGTTTTTTGATTTTAACTTTCCTAATTCATTTATTGACCTCGGTCTATAGTTTTTCACCAATATACTCTTTATCTTTGATCAAACgcctaaaaaataaaaagtacatTCTTAgacaataaataaaacaaaataatcgaAACCAATGTATTTCCATCTCACCAAAATCAACAAACTTTTGTTACACACATTCgaataataatttcgaaaattcagtcTTTTTTCTTTAACCTTTTGCTGGATTTTTCTATCGATTTGAGCCAGTCTTCTAGTTCTGGTGGTGGTACTGGCCTATAGGAGACGTCTTTGCCAGTAAGTTTAGCCATAACCTCAGGTACATTTAGTCCGATTGTTCCTTGTCTGCTGAGTACGATCGCCCTGATGAAGCCATCGAACGTGACGAAACGTTGCTCGATGAACATGGCCTTTTCTTCCCAGGCGATTATCTGGAAATGGATCAAATAACTTGAAATAACGGTTAACGGTTGAATATAAGTggatttttaatgaaaacaggaaaaaaattgaggaaaatattGTCGTCATGATCTTTTGTGCGGTTTGTCATCTGCCtgtgtgtttgaaatttgcACAGATTATTTCATATCTTTGATTAGTTTTTGCAGAAACCTATAAAACTGTATAAATTGTTCTAAcaacttgatgaattacatcaGTACCACGTAATTTTGTTTCATGGTATGTCACTCTGAAAATTATAGATTAGGATCGATCAGAAAtctatttagaaaaaaaaaagtggtttgaagGTATTAACCTTCAAATTTCGCATTAGCGCAATTTGAGCCATATCCATATATCAAAAGATCACTCCATTAATATTCCCATTTATATTTGATTGttttttgattaaaaaaattgtactaGGGATAAATAGGTACTCAAGAAATTGCCTGTTCCACTGTTTTTATAATTAATGTGACACTAACTTGCATAACATCAATAAAACatattcattaaacaaagagtttacaattgaaaaagttcaacattgaaatttgaatattcaaaattttcgatGGAATTTGTTAATGAATTAGGTACTTGAGGTTGAAGTAACCAAAGTAGAGTCCACGGATGGATATATTGTAGTATGTATTTTCTATTCTTCGACAAATAAAGTAtatacaaattattattatagatcGATGACAATGTATATAAGTAATATACATTACCTGTGTTGTGATTCTATAAGGAGTGAACGTTGGAATTGTTCTTCTATATCTTATATTTGAGGCAGTTTGTAGAATATGAGCTTTCGATCTTTTGATTTCATCGTAAAGACCTGTTCTGTCGTAAAAATGAAACCTTGCAAAGTCCAATTCTCTGACATATCTAGCGTTGTTCATGTGTTGGAAGAAGATGTCCACATCAGTTGTTGTGGCGATACctacaaaataaatttgaaagattGTATATTAAAAAAAGTGCGAATTGGTTCGAAATATTCGTTCCTAAAGTTAATCAAACTTTTCAAAACTTTCTTAATATAAAATGTCAAGAAGTATACAGAATGTTCCTTGATTGGGggacaaacgaaaatgacagatttctcagatcattttgagaaaagaaGTCTTATGAACGCTTTGTTATCGAGAAACAGGATGTTCAAGtttgattttatttcaatttttttctcatagcaccttccctatATAATATCTGTAACttaaatttggtatagatattcccatttaaagttttcatcatgcgattttgaatgcaaatctacagggtgatatttttctggagcAGTGACCGCTTCCTTcccccagaacttttttttggtgtacCACTGGtagattagaaaaaaaaaactttggtccagtactacacttctttgtttcttatagttttgtcgtatctgctaccgatttcgacgaaaaaatttcaaaatattctctgGTAATCcctaggaaaatccaaattattataaagatccagttagtaaactataatgaataaatttaattaaaaattttggtacttatttacccaatttgtagcgaagattaacaTTGaaacatgaaacaccctgtatctcgaaaacaaagcgtttgtggtcccatatttataggatttttttctcaaaattatacaaggaatctctcatttaccTTCGTATCAATttaggaataccctgtatatacaaTTTTGCGTGATTACTAATATCTTCTAAATATGCAATAAATATTGCGGAATTCCTTCCTTTTCTTTGAAAGAGAAATTTCAGACAacagtttttcttgaaatgtgACATATtgctattttcattgaaaagctataaattaattatcaaggctgatttttttttgttatttgaatgaGCCACAAAAAGCATAAGTTCAAGCTCATTGATTACGCAGATAAGTTGGTCTAtgacaattttttcttgaatataaaAACGTCACTCGGAGCTCCATACAAATTAAGTcaaggaaaaatgaaaaaaaaaacaaaactatcATCTCGTATCAATACCTATATCGCATTCACACCTCTATGACAAGTATAAGGAATATTTTCTACCTATTTGATATGTAATGAAGGTGAATCGAAAATACAATGAATCAATATTACATGAAAAATGTTGTCACGAATATTTCCTTGTTTATATGGacaaattgatgaattattAGAACCATTTTGCTCTTATAGGTAACATTTCATTTTGGTTCAAATGATATAAAGtgggtttttattttttttttattacatcaaACTTTTCTCATTTATTGAAAAGTGGACTTACCTAAAATTTCAGTGGTATCTTCGACATTCCTCCTCTTTTGAAAAAGCCTACCCCATAAAATTGTGGCTCCTAATCTAATGAAATAATTAACGTCGAAGAAAATGTACGCGAGGGCAATCGTTGTGATTATAACTGACCAACAGGAAAAAAATCCATTGATTAGGAGTTCAATGGAACCGACCATAGTGGCAGACGGTTGAATTCTGTTTTATATTTGCCGCTGGTAACGCGATATTATTTTTGATACTAAATCTATCTGCCGGCAATGCTTAAGTTGAACCACAGGTGAGTGAAGTTCAACGATTGACCAAAGTTATATAAAGTGGGGGATAGTACTTTCTTGACGCTCAAGATGCCTCATTTCTAATCAACAGTCAGTGGCGACtcgtaaaatattcattatgagGCGGCTCATAGTTTATGCCGCGATTTCAACATAACTTTGAGGTATTTTTTCATAGTGGAAATCCGATGAATTCGTTTTGTATTTTTAATAACTGAAATAATTTGTACAATATAATTCATACCTacctacaaaaaataaacatttcttcataCAAAATGttcgaagcgcacttctggttgaatggctacgtcaacaaacaaaactgccgcatttggagtgaagctaatcctcaagtgtatgtcgaaacaccgttacatccagaaaaagtgactgtttggtgcgctttatgggctggtggaatcattggtccgtacttcttcaaaaacgatgatggccagaacgttacagtcaatggtgatcggtatagagccatgattactaactttttcattcctgaattgaacaaccatgatgtccaggagttgtggttccaacaagacggcgcaacatgtcacacagctcgtgccacaatcgatttattgaaggacacgtttggtgaccgcctaatttcacgttttggacctgtgaattggcctccaagatcttgtgatttaacaccgctagactactttcaccgcctaatttcacgttttggacctgtgaattggcctccaagatcttgtgatttaacaccgctagactactttctgtggagctatgtaaagtcattggtctatgcggataagccacaaacctttgactatttggaagacaacattcgccgtgttattgccgatatacggccacaaatgttggaaaaggtcatcgaaaattggacgtccagattggactacatccgagccagccgtggcggtcatatgccagaaatcatatttaaaatgtaatgccacaagattatcttgcggataaataaaattcatgtcaatcgaataatccatcgttgttttattgcaatttaaagttctatagctctaaaaaaaacaccctttataactctgctctgattatatttttttgtcgaattttGTTGGGTTCTTAAGGTGGGGACATGTCTCATAGTCTTAATCATATTATATGTGGTTGTAATATGTGAAATAattggattattattattatcgaagtTTTATGCGTCGATTTGTGTCGTGAGTTTCTAAAGGTGTCCATTCTCAATGAATAATGTTACACTTAcctcaataatttttgaatgagaCCATTaaaaattatgttattatttCTATTGGTTAACTATTTGTAGGAGACTTTTgaggaaaaaggaaaaaggcatagtatttttcagttttctttaTTTTCGGAGGCTGTATGATGGTATAAGACGGATGGTATGTTCAACAGATATTTGTGTCCATTCCTAGTTCTTCTTTTCATCTTTTTCAAGCGCAGTAGTCTTCTTTGATGAAGTAATAGTAGATTAAAATCGCAccaataattaaaaaaacaaataatccaATGTAGGTCCAACCATACTGCTCAATAATGGCATTTATAGGATTACTTGCAGCTGCTTTCCCCATTTAGCCTTATTCACTTGAAATTTTCCGAAAATATACGGGAATTTTGAGAACGAAAAGTGAGATTTTGTTAAATGATTTTACGTCAAAGTGACATTACTGCAAATTGTTGTTTAAGGTTGGCTGTTTGGATCATAGCTCGTCTACGATCAATACTTCGAAAAGTTTGTACTTGTAGACCAGGTAGAGCAACGTTCCAGCGATAAAAAAGCTCAAAGGGATACACAGAGGTAGGggacaattgcaatttttgaaCTCTTTGAGGAACATCACATAGATTTGATTATTTTAGTGTATGTTGAGGTTTAGGTGTTCATTATTTGATGAATATTTCGTGAATTTTCGTACTGTCAACGAAAactgtcatttttttaaatttattcgaataaccTCGAATCGAAGTTGAAATTCAGTGGTTATAATGgcagaattttattatttttacattGTGTTATTTCAAGTATACTATAGTTAGATATATCACTACGAATGCTACAATCACGCAGACGATGCCTACCATAAATCCTGGATCGCAAAAGTCTCCAcacattcttgatttttttctgattagtGCAGAATTAGTGATACTGTTGAAAGCATTGTAGAACTTTTTTTGATGATCACAGGAATTTTGTTCTTTGTAGTTCAATGGGGTATACTGGAAATTTTCTGTATGAAGAAGGAGTTATTTTTTTAGATGTTTGATGATGACATTTTCTCTTGGtgatttgacaaaaaaatgtcaGTGGGGACTTTATGAAGTTATTGACGTTGATTACCTATACATATTAAAATAtctggaaaaatttgaataccaatCGAAAAGAAATGCATAAAATACGATAACTCTTCCTCaataatattatgaaaatattttcagtttctttAGATGTTCTTATTTTTACTACACATGCACAACGCGTACCTTTCTTAGGGTATTCCAATAGAAATGAATCCCCTAAATCCCCCCTGGGTACGTCCGTGGATTCTGAAGTAATTTGCTCTTTCGTGAGTATGGTGCGCAATAAGCCAATAGATGAAAATCACAGGATCTCAATATTTTGCCCTCTATTGGTctgattttgttgaaatttggttggcacgaaatcgtagaggaaaacaaatcagatcaattaatcaagaattaattcaaacaagagACAGATAAATTTGATATGTCCTCATATAGGAATTTTAGCGAGTCAGATGGCATTATAATacataaagagtgttttttttagagctatagaactttaaattgcaataaaacaacgatggataattcgattgacatgaatttcatttatccgcaagataatcttgtggcattacattttaaatatgatttctggcatatgaccgccactcggctggctcggatgtagtccaatctaaacgtccaattttcgatgactttttccaacatttgtggccgtatatcggcaataacacggcgaatgttgtcttccaaatggtcaagggtttgtggcttatccgcatagaccaatgactttacgtagccccacagaaagtagtctagcggtgttaaatcacaagatcttggaggccaattcacaggtccaaaacatgaaattaggcggtcaccaaacgtgtatttcaataaatcgattgtggcacgagctgtgtgacatgttgcgccgtcttgttggaaccacagctcctggacatcatggttgttcaattcaggaatgaaaaagttagtaatcatggctctataccgatcaccattgactgtaacgttctggccatcatcgtttttgaagaagtacggaccaatgattccaccagcccatgaagcgcaccaaacaacaagttttctagatgtaacggtgtttcgacatacactcgaagattagcttcactccaaatgcggcagttttgtttgttgacgtagccattcaaccagaagtgcgcttcatcgctaaacaaaatgaaatggacgtagtgcgcgatgcgTATTCTGCACGGaacctttattttcgaaataaaatagcactatttgcaagcgttgttcaggcttgagtctattcatgatgaattgccaaaccaaactgagaataaaacccttgagctgttaaatcggtcgccatattgaaccgtaatgccaacttaaagttatatacctcgaaaaaaaacacccgttatatttgcAATGTATCCTTCGTTTTTAATGATAACACTTTTTAatagttcaagaaaaaaaattctaatatttCGGAATTCGTAGAATAGACAAATCGAATGGAAAAATCTGACTGTCCAGAATTTCGGCGAtgaattataagaaataatgatGAACGTTGTATGCCATGGATTAAATCagaatggaataaaaaaaaaaaactaaatttaatGTGATATTCTTTCATAATTTCCAAGAAATAGGCGGACAgccagatttcttcaaattatattGTGTATGGACTATGACTATACAATAGAACTTGAAATTAACGAGAAATATCTTTGAAATAAAACACCTTACTATAGAAAAGATAATGTATTGTATAAAAATAGAACAaaccagaaataaataataaacaaatgtcTAATTACACCACGGATAGTCATCAGCCTTGTAAGGCGTCAAAGGTAAATCatacataaaaggaaatattaCATTTGAACTGTTGTTGCTCAAAGTCTGCGCTATATTGAAATAATCCATTTCGAAAAGTTCAGGAAGAAACATCACTCCAACCTCGTACGATCTCACATATACACCCTGATCCCTTTGTATGATGCCACCCCATGCAGATTTAGAAAGATTGGCGCTGGTGAGCAGATAATAAGCCAGCTTGGTAAGACATGGTGACACTCTTGTGTAGGATTTGATGTGAGGCATCGCTCGACTTCTTTGCAGTAATTCAGCTTTCCACTGACTGAAATGGAAGAAGAACTTTCTAGGACGATTTTGAAAAtggcagaaataaaaaaaaatacaataaagaAAACAATAATACAATTTATAAATATGCACAGTGTTACATTAAAAAAGAAACAAAGTCTTCTCAGGTAGAGAGATCCCTTGTCTCGATAAACAAGATCAAATTCATGAATATGGAAAGTTTTGAGT is drawn from Harmonia axyridis chromosome 7, icHarAxyr1.1, whole genome shotgun sequence and contains these coding sequences:
- the LOC123684347 gene encoding protein THEM6; the encoded protein is MVGSIELLINGFFSCWSVIITTIALAYIFFDVNYFIRLGATILWGRLFQKRRNVEDTTEILGIATTTDVDIFFQHMNNARYVRELDFARFHFYDRTGLYDEIKRSKAHILQTASNIRYRRTIPTFTPYRITTQIIAWEEKAMFIEQRFVTFDGFIRAIVLSRQGTIGLNVPEVMAKLTGKDVSYRPVPPPELEDWLKSIEKSSKRLKKKD